Proteins from one Plasmodium yoelii strain 17X genome assembly, chromosome: 2 genomic window:
- a CDS encoding PIR protein produces the protein MDKDVCKTLIALTNSFSKNLDEKGDYKIIINGNILSNYCNSNECSDNLAKINAGCLYLLDAFFKNSSVFKSYAKSNIDVVEYIIIWLSYMLNLKEHVGKTNLQYFYEMYINRGDKYKNSKTDITGYNNYKDIIDNKIDLINMDMSIVPKLYEAFNKLCMMHFEFDKESPKCNKYLKEAKEFVEKYEYLKKNYSITENSPYYKLLSTLSKDYDNFKKNCSDVNCKDIPPLQSIEKTKNIVDFSKQNSEVGSSSSSITNNLFIVLSIFGAIAFFLGISYKYSLFGFRKRFQKQKLREKLKNIKKRINH, from the exons ATGGATAAGGatgtg TGTAAAACGCTTATTGCTCTAACTAACTCGTTTTCCAAAAATTTGGACGAAAAAGGAgactataaaattattattaatggaAACATTTTAAGTAATTATTGCAATAGTAACGAATGTAGTGATAATCTCGCaaaaattaatgctggatGCTTATATTTGCTTGATGCATTCTTTAAGAATTCTTCTGTGTTTAAGTCTTATGCAAAAAGTAATATCGATGTTGTTGAATACATTatcatatggttaagttatatgctAAACCTAAAGGAACATGTAGGAAAGACCaatttacaatatttttatgaaatgtatataaatcgTGGTGATAAGTATAAAAATTCTAAAACTGATATTACGGGGTACAATAATTATAAGGATATtatagataataaaattgatttGATAAATATGGATATGAGCATTGTAcctaaattatatgaagcatttaataaattatgtatGATGCATTTTGAATTTGATAAAGAAAGTCCAAAATGcaataaatatttgaaagAAGCTAAAgaatttgttgaaaaatatgaatatcttaagaaaaattatagtattacTGAAAATAGTccatattataaattattgtctACACTATCAAaggattatgataattttaaaaagaatTGTAGTGATGTTAATTGTAAGGATATTCCACCCCTTCAATCAattgaaaaaacaaaaaatattgtagATTTTTCTAAACAAAATTCTGAAGTTGgatcatcaagttcgtcgataacaaacaatttatttatagttttatcgatatttggtgcaatagcattttttttgggaatttcttataag tattcgttatttggatttcggaaacgatttcaaaaacaaaaattaagagaaaagctaaaaaatataaagaagagaataaatcattaa